One window of the Tolypothrix sp. PCC 7712 genome contains the following:
- a CDS encoding DEAD/DEAH box helicase, which yields MSKNPTGEPPHQRNALKQTPIVTDSAALGAAISLRDYQKLAIAQVYAFFRTGIKSVLLYAPTGAGKTVLAAKMIVDAVKKGRRVLFLVHRAKLVKQTVQTLRKQGIEPSVIWAGWHSSPDYSKIVLVAMVQTLQNRELPPDIGLVIADEVHTTAFYKLYSEKVVPTYGGTILALSKCFFVGLSASPWRTKATEGYCHLFQAIVRAPYPQELIDMGYLVRSRQFGYDGLIDFKKLDTGGNGDFTLKSMESVCTPVYNSEVVKRYVEVCPERKAIVFTAGVKQALDITAQFHARGITAECIIEATPEKERDAIFERFHHGSTHILISVNVLCEGFDEPTVEAVLLARPTKSRALLVQMCGRGLRLSQGKSDCYFLDFAENFKRLGLHTKRFATPLCPRGSSQAVKEEEEIELKTCPNCGELIPAMLGVCPKCGYVFPKKAKNPPPPRPFGEILSPEQEKQAKYLRKYFYNAYWKEKKEILNCDTDFSKRFGYQIPNSWCIDAIFQGNSNLMLYHQQLYLRFLRQQCSNQDDLSTKEWIKLMMYREFGDQSNPVYRAWWEILGLSRPLKDVEQIKLIYRNQCEYYANTTYGRDMLELLSLAMCEALDRTIKPGVVVTWSNCPGYLEWMQPFKVKSIDHGMEQAELEGLRDSVPISQLLAA from the coding sequence GTGTCAAAAAACCCGACTGGGGAGCCTCCACACCAACGCAATGCTTTAAAGCAGACACCCATAGTTACTGACAGTGCTGCTCTTGGTGCAGCAATCTCATTGCGGGACTATCAAAAACTGGCAATTGCCCAAGTTTACGCCTTCTTTCGTACAGGCATCAAATCCGTCCTGCTCTATGCACCCACAGGAGCAGGTAAAACAGTATTAGCAGCAAAAATGATTGTTGATGCCGTTAAAAAAGGTCGCCGAGTCCTGTTCCTTGTTCATAGAGCCAAACTGGTGAAGCAGACAGTCCAGACTCTACGCAAGCAGGGGATTGAACCGAGCGTGATTTGGGCAGGGTGGCACTCATCGCCAGACTACTCAAAAATAGTCCTTGTGGCAATGGTACAGACATTACAGAACCGAGAACTACCACCTGATATTGGCTTAGTCATTGCCGATGAAGTGCATACTACAGCTTTTTACAAATTGTATAGTGAAAAAGTAGTACCCACCTATGGCGGGACAATACTAGCTCTATCTAAGTGCTTTTTTGTCGGGCTGTCCGCATCGCCTTGGCGTACCAAAGCCACAGAAGGCTATTGCCATCTATTCCAAGCCATTGTCCGCGCACCATATCCCCAAGAACTAATCGACATGGGATACCTAGTTCGCAGCAGACAGTTTGGCTATGATGGACTCATCGATTTTAAAAAACTTGATACTGGCGGCAATGGCGACTTTACCCTTAAATCAATGGAAAGCGTTTGCACTCCAGTCTACAACTCTGAAGTAGTCAAGCGCTATGTTGAAGTTTGTCCAGAACGCAAAGCGATTGTATTCACCGCCGGAGTCAAGCAAGCTTTAGATATCACTGCCCAGTTTCACGCTCGTGGTATCACAGCTGAGTGCATCATTGAAGCCACACCAGAAAAAGAACGAGATGCCATCTTTGAAAGATTTCATCATGGCAGCACACATATTCTGATATCAGTCAACGTCCTTTGTGAGGGTTTTGACGAACCGACCGTTGAGGCGGTGCTGCTCGCCAGACCCACCAAAAGCCGTGCTTTATTAGTGCAAATGTGCGGTAGGGGACTGAGACTATCACAGGGCAAATCAGATTGCTACTTTCTCGACTTTGCTGAGAACTTTAAACGCCTGGGACTGCACACCAAAAGATTTGCCACTCCTTTATGTCCTAGAGGCTCAAGCCAAGCAGTCAAAGAAGAAGAAGAAATAGAACTAAAAACCTGCCCCAATTGTGGTGAACTGATTCCGGCAATGCTTGGGGTCTGCCCAAAATGTGGTTATGTATTTCCCAAAAAAGCTAAAAATCCCCCACCACCCAGACCATTTGGTGAAATCCTCAGCCCAGAACAGGAGAAACAAGCTAAGTACCTCCGCAAGTATTTTTACAATGCCTACTGGAAAGAAAAAAAAGAGATATTAAATTGCGATACAGATTTCAGTAAGCGATTTGGATACCAAATACCCAATTCTTGGTGCATCGATGCAATATTCCAGGGTAATAGTAACTTAATGCTTTATCATCAACAGCTTTATCTGCGATTTTTACGACAACAGTGCAGTAATCAGGACGATTTGTCTACTAAAGAGTGGATTAAGCTAATGATGTATCGGGAATTTGGCGACCAATCAAACCCAGTATACCGAGCATGGTGGGAAATTTTGGGGCTTTCTAGACCCTTGAAGGATGTTGAGCAAATCAAATTAATTTACCGCAACCAGTGTGAATATTACGCCAATACTACCTATGGGCGAGATATGTTAGAGTTGCTTTCTTTAGCGATGTGTGAAGCACTCGACAGGACAATCAAACCGGGAGTTGTTGTGACTTGGAGTAATTGTCCTGGCTATCTGGAATGGATGCAGCCTTTTAAAGTAAAAAGTATAGATCATGGAATGGAGCAGGCTGAACTTGAGGGCTTACGTGACAGTGTACCAATCAGTCAACTTTTGGCTGCTTGA